From the Comamonas odontotermitis genome, one window contains:
- a CDS encoding TRAP transporter substrate-binding protein: MRIQFSKLTAVGALVGLMAAGAATQALAQDFKPRIVRFGYGLVEDSNQGRAARFFAQEVEKASGGKMKVRAIGNASLGSDTQMQQALIGGAQEMMVGSTATLVGLAPEMAVWDTPFLFSNVKEADAVLDGPVGEKVKATLEPKGMVGLVYWENGFRNLTNNKRPIAKLEDLQDVKLRVMQNNVFLDSFKALGANAVPLPFSELFTALETKAVDGQENPYNTVLSSKFYEVQKYLTVSNHVYSPWIVTVSKKWWDGLSAAEKKVLQDAAIKSRDFERKDTREEAAKALADIKTKGMQVNELPAAEANRMRDKLTSVNAGIAKTVGQGTWDAVQGAVKQARDAK, encoded by the coding sequence ATGCGTATCCAATTTTCCAAGCTGACCGCGGTGGGCGCGCTCGTGGGCCTGATGGCTGCAGGCGCGGCCACGCAGGCGCTCGCCCAGGATTTCAAGCCTCGCATCGTGCGCTTTGGCTATGGCCTGGTGGAGGATTCCAACCAGGGGCGCGCGGCGCGCTTCTTTGCGCAGGAGGTCGAGAAGGCATCGGGCGGCAAGATGAAGGTGCGCGCCATCGGCAATGCATCGCTGGGGTCGGACACGCAGATGCAGCAGGCGCTGATTGGCGGTGCGCAGGAGATGATGGTGGGCTCGACCGCCACCCTGGTCGGTCTTGCGCCCGAGATGGCGGTGTGGGACACGCCGTTTCTCTTCAGCAACGTGAAGGAAGCGGACGCCGTGCTGGACGGCCCGGTGGGTGAAAAGGTCAAGGCGACGCTGGAGCCCAAGGGCATGGTCGGCCTTGTGTACTGGGAAAATGGCTTTCGCAACCTGACCAACAACAAGCGGCCAATCGCCAAGCTGGAAGACCTGCAGGACGTGAAGCTGCGTGTGATGCAGAACAACGTGTTCCTCGACAGCTTCAAGGCCCTGGGCGCCAACGCCGTGCCGCTGCCGTTCTCCGAACTCTTCACCGCGCTGGAAACCAAGGCGGTGGATGGCCAGGAAAACCCGTACAACACCGTGCTGTCAAGCAAGTTCTACGAAGTGCAGAAGTACCTGACCGTTTCCAACCACGTCTACAGCCCCTGGATCGTGACGGTGAGCAAGAAATGGTGGGATGGCCTGAGCGCCGCCGAGAAGAAGGTGCTGCAGGACGCTGCCATCAAGAGCCGTGATTTCGAGCGCAAGGACACCCGCGAAGAAGCCGCCAAGGCCCTGGCCGACATCAAGACCAAGGGCATGCAGGTGAATGAGCTGCCTGCCGCCGAGGCCAACCGCATGCGTGACAAATTGACGTCGGTCAATGCAGGCATTGCCAAGACCGTGGGGCAGGGCACCTGGGACGCCGTGCAAGGCGCCGTCAAGCAGGCGCGCGATGCAAAATAA
- a CDS encoding TRAP transporter large permease has translation MVVTLIFLSVLIGGMVIGMPIAHALVLTGVALMWHLDFFDTQLLAQNLQAGFDNFPLLAVPFFILAGELMNAGGLSRRIIALAQAFVGHIRGGLGYVAIGAAVLLASMSGSAIADTAALATILLPMMRDQKYPDSYSSGLLASGGIIAPIIPPSMPFVIYGVTTNTSISKLFLSGVVPGLIMGVFLIGAWWKIAAKYDLRSGERVAWGARMKALAKSFWAMMMPVIILGGLKGGVFTPTEAAVVAAVYALFVSMVVYREMSWYKLYEVFLAAAKTTAVVMFLCGAATVTAYMITLADLPNMLADSFSGLLGQPMLFMAVMMIFLLVVGTAMDLTPTILIFGPVCAPLAAKAGIDPVYFGFMFIYVGCIGLITPPVGTVQNVVAGVGRLRMEVVIKGTTPFLLAYVFLAALLVVFPQIVTVPLKWMH, from the coding sequence ATGGTCGTGACCCTGATTTTTCTCTCGGTGCTGATTGGCGGCATGGTGATCGGCATGCCGATTGCGCACGCCCTGGTGCTGACCGGCGTGGCACTGATGTGGCATCTGGATTTCTTCGATACCCAGTTGCTCGCGCAGAACCTGCAGGCCGGGTTTGACAACTTTCCATTGCTGGCCGTGCCGTTCTTCATTCTGGCCGGTGAGCTGATGAATGCAGGCGGCCTGTCGCGCCGCATCATTGCACTGGCGCAGGCCTTTGTGGGCCATATCCGTGGCGGGCTGGGCTATGTGGCCATTGGCGCGGCGGTGCTGCTGGCGTCGATGAGCGGCTCGGCCATTGCCGATACTGCGGCGCTTGCTACCATTTTGCTGCCGATGATGCGCGATCAGAAGTACCCCGACAGCTACAGCTCGGGCCTGCTGGCCTCGGGCGGCATCATTGCGCCCATCATTCCGCCATCCATGCCTTTCGTGATCTATGGGGTGACCACCAACACCTCGATCAGCAAACTGTTCCTCTCGGGCGTGGTGCCGGGCCTCATCATGGGCGTGTTCCTGATCGGCGCGTGGTGGAAGATTGCCGCCAAGTACGACCTGCGCTCCGGTGAGCGCGTGGCGTGGGGCGCGCGCATGAAGGCACTGGCCAAGAGCTTCTGGGCCATGATGATGCCCGTCATCATTCTGGGCGGGCTCAAGGGGGGTGTGTTCACCCCGACCGAGGCGGCCGTGGTGGCCGCCGTGTATGCGCTGTTCGTGTCGATGGTGGTGTACCGCGAGATGAGCTGGTACAAGCTGTACGAGGTGTTTCTGGCCGCAGCCAAGACGACGGCGGTGGTGATGTTCCTGTGCGGCGCAGCCACCGTCACCGCCTACATGATCACGCTGGCCGATCTGCCCAACATGCTGGCCGACAGCTTCTCGGGCCTTCTGGGGCAGCCGATGCTGTTCATGGCGGTGATGATGATTTTCCTGCTGGTGGTGGGTACGGCGATGGATCTGACGCCAACGATCCTGATCTTCGGCCCTGTGTGCGCGCCGCTGGCTGCCAAGGCCGGTATCGATCCAGTGTACTTCGGCTTCATGTTCATCTATGTGGGCTGCATCGGCCTCATCACCCCGCCCGTGGGCACGGTGCAGAACGTGGTGGCGGGCGTGGGCAGGCTGCGCATGGAGGTGGTCATCAAGGGCACGACGCCGTTTCTCTTGGCCTATGTGTTTCTGGCGGCGCTCCTGGTGGTGTTTCCGCAGATCGTGACCGTGCCGCTCAAGTGGATGCATTGA
- a CDS encoding TRAP transporter small permease, with protein MTTPDQEAKKPKPRIQRMAEALMVLALAGMVIAVFVNVVLRYLFHTSIVSYEEVSRLLFVWLVAIGAIVAAFEGAHLGFDLVTSRVGPATRKALFWVSQFLIAACMLMLLWGSWEQVVAGWSSYSTVLGYPLALGAAATLVLSVGMLVVVVRDALRGGPAQSADAMVE; from the coding sequence ATGACAACCCCTGACCAGGAAGCGAAAAAGCCCAAACCGCGCATCCAGCGGATGGCAGAAGCCCTGATGGTGCTGGCGTTGGCGGGCATGGTGATCGCCGTGTTCGTCAACGTCGTTCTGCGCTATCTCTTTCACACCAGCATCGTATCGTACGAAGAGGTATCGCGCCTGCTGTTTGTCTGGCTGGTGGCCATCGGCGCGATTGTTGCGGCATTTGAAGGCGCGCACCTGGGTTTCGATCTGGTGACTTCGCGCGTCGGCCCCGCCACGCGCAAGGCCCTGTTCTGGGTGTCGCAGTTCCTCATCGCCGCTTGCATGCTGATGCTGCTGTGGGGATCGTGGGAGCAGGTGGTGGCAGGCTGGAGCAGCTACAGCACCGTGCTGGGCTACCCGCTTGCCCTGGGCGCGGCGGCGACCCTGGTGCTGTCCGTGGGCATGCTGGTGGTCGTGGTGCGCGATGCGTTGCGCGGCGGCCCGGCGCAATCGGCTGACGCCATGGTGGAATAA
- the yjjJ gene encoding type II toxin-antitoxin system HipA family toxin YjjJ, which yields MQSSPISHADHIRLLLRDGPQTARYLAERLAISQPTLSRALTMLEPELVRIGAARSIQYALRDGSRSALDAPIYRVDTAGRVGALGRLVAVRAEGFVMQQTDGKALHSEGLPWWLYDMRPQGYLGRAFCRNHGGALALPENLAFWGDSHVLQALQQHGADLAGNLLVGERAFQQFMNSGPLEAIAAADRPAHYGALAAAAARGEVAGSSAAGEQPKFTAFAEPGSGEDAAHVIVKFSELQNSPVSERWRDLLLAEHLALEVLRANGIAAAQTRIIDHAGQRFLQVQRFDRVGPLGRRALHSLAALDAEFVGSAGRWPDLAQALGQIKCIDAAAVQGAALLWAYGYLIGNTDMHAGNLSFMAENGRPYALAPAYDMTPMAFAPLSGGGLPQSLAEPVIAAQVPAAVWQQALPLAQAFVAQLQAPADFSASFAPCIAALQVHVQTAAQRIERLA from the coding sequence ATGCAGTCTTCCCCAATCTCTCACGCAGACCACATCCGTCTACTGCTGCGCGATGGTCCACAGACGGCGCGCTACTTGGCCGAGCGGCTCGCGATCAGTCAGCCGACCTTGTCGCGCGCGCTCACAATGCTGGAGCCGGAACTGGTGCGCATCGGTGCAGCAAGATCTATTCAGTATGCATTGCGCGATGGGTCACGCTCTGCGCTTGATGCTCCCATCTACCGTGTGGATACGGCTGGGCGCGTGGGTGCGCTGGGGCGGCTGGTGGCCGTGCGGGCGGAAGGCTTTGTGATGCAGCAGACCGATGGCAAGGCTCTGCACAGCGAGGGCTTGCCTTGGTGGCTTTACGACATGCGCCCGCAGGGCTATCTGGGGCGCGCCTTTTGTCGCAACCATGGTGGCGCTCTGGCACTGCCTGAAAACCTCGCATTCTGGGGCGACAGCCATGTGCTGCAGGCTCTGCAACAGCACGGAGCGGATCTGGCGGGCAATCTGCTGGTAGGCGAGCGGGCGTTCCAACAGTTCATGAACTCTGGTCCGTTGGAGGCTATCGCTGCCGCCGACAGGCCAGCGCACTACGGTGCACTGGCTGCTGCCGCGGCGCGGGGTGAGGTTGCTGGCTCGTCTGCAGCGGGAGAGCAGCCCAAGTTCACTGCATTCGCAGAACCTGGGTCGGGCGAGGACGCCGCGCATGTGATTGTGAAGTTCTCCGAGCTGCAGAACAGCCCGGTGAGCGAGCGCTGGCGCGATCTGCTGCTGGCTGAACATCTGGCACTGGAGGTGTTGCGCGCGAATGGGATTGCCGCTGCGCAGACCCGGATCATCGACCACGCCGGGCAGCGGTTTCTGCAGGTGCAGCGATTTGACCGGGTCGGGCCGCTGGGGCGTCGAGCGCTGCATTCACTGGCGGCGCTGGATGCCGAATTTGTCGGCAGTGCGGGGCGCTGGCCCGACCTTGCGCAGGCGCTGGGTCAGATCAAATGCATTGACGCCGCAGCCGTGCAGGGTGCCGCATTGCTGTGGGCCTATGGCTATCTGATTGGCAATACCGATATGCATGCGGGAAATCTGTCGTTCATGGCAGAAAATGGCCGCCCCTACGCATTGGCGCCCGCCTATGACATGACGCCCATGGCCTTCGCACCGCTGAGTGGCGGAGGACTGCCTCAATCCCTGGCCGAGCCCGTCATTGCTGCGCAGGTGCCCGCTGCCGTGTGGCAGCAGGCTTTGCCGCTGGCGCAGGCTTTTGTGGCCCAACTGCAAGCCCCCGCGGATTTCAGTGCCAGCTTTGCACCATGCATCGCTGCCTTGCAAGTCCATGTGCAAACGGCAGCGCAGCGTATCGAGAGGCTGGCGTAA
- a CDS encoding YdcF family protein produces the protein MNFLPRAAVAVVAAVLLALGVVPLVSGHFHLGVVVPVLLGAAGLLLAWQWQAVQRWRAARPWHATVWRLGWIGLTVWVVSVGWLWSLLAGVGLAPQAVPPVAAIVVLGSGTQDGQPRPALAMRLDTAAELARLQPQAVVAVTGGVDFGETESEGIVMARYLAAQHGMSMTSLVIEEVSTSTELNLALTKPLLQARGVDLSQPIAIVSSDFHLRRALQIAHRQGFAQPVGVAAPTPPLTRFNVWLREYFAMASSWALAEW, from the coding sequence ATGAATTTCTTACCAAGGGCGGCGGTTGCCGTCGTGGCCGCAGTGCTGCTGGCATTGGGCGTGGTGCCGCTCGTGTCGGGGCATTTTCACCTGGGGGTGGTGGTGCCGGTGCTGCTGGGCGCAGCCGGCCTGTTGCTGGCCTGGCAGTGGCAGGCGGTGCAGCGCTGGCGTGCGGCCCGGCCCTGGCATGCCACGGTGTGGCGGCTGGGCTGGATCGGGCTGACAGTCTGGGTGGTGAGCGTGGGCTGGCTCTGGAGCCTGCTGGCCGGTGTGGGGCTCGCGCCCCAGGCGGTGCCGCCCGTGGCGGCCATCGTGGTGCTGGGCAGTGGTACGCAGGACGGGCAGCCGCGCCCGGCACTGGCGATGCGTCTCGACACTGCTGCCGAACTGGCAAGGCTGCAACCGCAGGCCGTGGTGGCGGTCACTGGTGGGGTGGATTTTGGTGAGACCGAGAGCGAAGGCATCGTCATGGCGCGTTATCTGGCTGCCCAGCATGGCATGTCCATGACATCCCTGGTGATAGAAGAGGTCAGCACCAGCACCGAGCTGAACCTGGCACTGACCAAGCCCTTGCTGCAGGCGCGCGGTGTGGATCTGAGCCAGCCGATAGCCATCGTCAGCAGCGATTTCCACCTGCGGCGCGCGCTGCAGATCGCCCACCGCCAGGGTTTTGCGCAGCCGGTGGGCGTGGCTGCGCCGACGCCTCCGCTCACCCGCTTCAACGTATGGCTTCGGGAGTACTTTGCCATGGCCAGCAGTTGGGCGCTTGCGGAGTGGTGA
- the gntR gene encoding HTH-type transcriptional regulator GntR, with product MPAKPAPAAPQPLSATDKEARRSRASGRITLSDVAAEAGVSPITVSRALRGERRVDAALVDKVRAVAERMGYVPDPAARALASQKSTQVLVLIPLLSNTLFVDLLEAAHKVLFAAGHHMLIGVTHYDSAEEEQLLRAYLPMRPAGLLLTGFDRSPGAAQLLTASTIPRVHVMELHDPAAKDIDTGTGSGTEPAATVPSPVYSVGFSQTDAGAAITRHLLERGCRRIAFCGAQLDARVLQRLAGYRLALQTAGLYDPSLEILNPERSSLALGSQLFEQVLRTQPAVDAIFFCNDDIAQGALLAATRLGLQVPGQIAIAGFNDLPGSDQMVPPLTTIRTPRGTVGEQAATMLLQLIRGQSVPQPRLDLGYTLVQRQSS from the coding sequence TTGCCCGCCAAGCCGGCCCCTGCGGCCCCCCAGCCCCTATCTGCCACCGACAAAGAGGCCCGGCGCTCCCGTGCCAGCGGCCGCATCACCTTGAGCGATGTCGCCGCCGAAGCCGGCGTGAGCCCGATCACCGTCTCGCGCGCCCTGCGTGGCGAGCGGCGCGTGGATGCGGCGCTGGTCGACAAGGTGCGCGCCGTGGCCGAGCGCATGGGCTATGTGCCAGACCCGGCGGCACGCGCCCTCGCCTCGCAAAAGAGCACGCAGGTGCTGGTGCTGATTCCGCTGCTGTCGAACACCTTGTTCGTGGACCTGCTGGAAGCCGCCCACAAGGTGCTGTTTGCCGCAGGCCACCATATGCTGATCGGCGTGACGCACTACGACAGCGCCGAAGAAGAGCAACTGCTGCGCGCCTACCTGCCCATGCGCCCCGCCGGCCTGCTGCTGACAGGCTTTGACCGCAGCCCGGGCGCGGCGCAGCTGCTGACTGCCAGCACCATTCCGCGTGTGCATGTGATGGAATTGCACGATCCCGCCGCTAAAGACATCGACACCGGCACCGGCTCCGGAACCGAGCCCGCAGCCACCGTCCCCAGCCCCGTCTACAGCGTCGGTTTCTCGCAGACCGATGCGGGCGCTGCCATCACCCGGCACCTACTGGAGAGAGGCTGCCGGCGCATCGCGTTCTGCGGTGCGCAGCTCGATGCCCGCGTGCTCCAGCGCCTGGCAGGCTACCGCCTGGCGCTGCAAACCGCGGGCCTCTACGATCCGTCGCTGGAAATCCTGAACCCCGAGCGCTCCTCCCTTGCCCTGGGTTCGCAGCTTTTTGAACAGGTACTGCGCACCCAGCCAGCGGTGGATGCCATCTTTTTCTGCAACGACGACATTGCCCAGGGCGCCCTGCTCGCCGCTACCCGTCTGGGGCTGCAGGTTCCGGGGCAGATTGCCATTGCCGGCTTCAACGACCTGCCCGGCAGCGACCAGATGGTGCCGCCGCTCACCACCATCCGCACGCCACGCGGCACCGTGGGAGAACAGGCTGCCACCATGCTGCTGCAGCTGATACGCGGGCAGTCCGTACCCCAGCCCCGGCTGGACCTGGGCTACACCCTGGTGCAGCGGCAAAGCAGCTAA
- the accC gene encoding acetyl-CoA carboxylase biotin carboxylase subunit: MFTKILIANRGEIACRVIATARKMGIKTVAVYSDADKDARHVKLADEAVHIGAAPSRESYLVADRIIAACKQTGAQAVHPGYGFLSENEAFAKRCEDEGIAFIGPKAHSIAAMGDKIASKKLAGEAQVNTIPGYNDAIDTAEHAVEIAKGIGYPVMIKASAGGGGKGLRVAYNDKEALEGFTACQNEARNSFGDDRIFIEKFVQEPRHIEIQILGDSHGNVVYLNERECSIQRRHQKVIEEAPSPFISEATRKAMGEQAVALAKAVKYQSAGTVEFVVGKDQDFYFLEMNTRLQVEHPVTECITGLDLVEQMIRVAAGEKLAITQADVKRDGWAIECRINAEDPFRNFLPSTGRLVRFAPPEQSMWQADTEHLHGVRVDTGVYEGGEIPMFYDSMIAKLIVHGKDRNDAIAKMREALNGFAIRGISSNIPFQAALLAHPKFVSGQFNTGFIAEHYSHGFHAEDVPHDDPNFLVALAMFRNRRYRARASTISGQMQGHNVQVGHRYTAVVLGTEGQHRYVSGEVTDFDAEARVCKVVIDGKTYEMRSNAEIRDLVVRGSCNGQPFTCQIERGTPKNPLALRVIHNGTQLDILVLSELGADLYKLMPYKAPPDLSKFLLSPMPGLLVDVAVQPGQKVQAGEKLAVIEAMKMENILFATQDGVVSKISAGKGDSLAVDDIILEFE; this comes from the coding sequence ATGTTTACCAAAATCCTGATCGCGAATCGTGGAGAGATTGCGTGCAGAGTCATCGCGACGGCCCGCAAGATGGGCATCAAGACGGTCGCCGTCTACTCCGATGCCGACAAGGACGCCCGCCATGTGAAGCTCGCTGACGAGGCAGTGCACATTGGCGCCGCGCCCAGCCGCGAGTCGTACCTGGTGGCAGACCGCATCATCGCAGCCTGCAAGCAGACCGGCGCGCAGGCCGTGCACCCGGGCTACGGCTTTCTGAGCGAGAACGAGGCCTTTGCCAAGCGCTGCGAGGACGAGGGCATTGCCTTCATCGGCCCCAAGGCGCATTCGATTGCCGCCATGGGCGACAAGATCGCCTCCAAGAAGCTGGCGGGCGAGGCCCAGGTCAACACCATTCCCGGCTACAACGACGCCATCGACACCGCCGAGCACGCGGTAGAAATCGCCAAGGGCATCGGCTACCCGGTGATGATCAAGGCCTCTGCCGGCGGCGGCGGCAAGGGCCTGCGCGTGGCCTACAACGACAAGGAGGCGCTTGAAGGCTTTACCGCCTGCCAGAACGAGGCGCGCAACAGCTTTGGCGATGACCGCATCTTCATCGAGAAGTTCGTGCAGGAGCCGCGCCATATCGAAATCCAGATTCTGGGTGACAGCCACGGCAATGTGGTGTACCTGAACGAGCGCGAGTGTTCCATCCAGCGCCGCCACCAGAAGGTGATCGAAGAGGCGCCTTCGCCCTTCATCAGCGAAGCCACCCGCAAGGCCATGGGCGAGCAGGCCGTGGCGCTGGCCAAGGCGGTCAAGTACCAGTCGGCCGGCACGGTGGAGTTTGTCGTCGGCAAAGACCAGGATTTCTATTTTCTGGAGATGAACACCCGCCTGCAGGTGGAGCACCCGGTGACCGAGTGCATCACCGGCCTCGATCTGGTCGAGCAGATGATCCGCGTGGCTGCAGGCGAGAAACTCGCCATCACCCAGGCCGATGTGAAGCGCGACGGCTGGGCCATTGAATGCCGCATCAACGCCGAAGACCCGTTCCGCAACTTCCTGCCTTCTACCGGGCGCCTTGTGCGCTTTGCGCCGCCCGAGCAATCCATGTGGCAGGCCGATACCGAGCACCTGCACGGCGTGCGCGTGGATACCGGGGTGTACGAAGGCGGCGAGATCCCGATGTTCTATGACTCGATGATCGCCAAGCTCATCGTGCACGGCAAGGACCGCAATGACGCCATCGCCAAGATGCGCGAGGCGCTCAATGGCTTCGCCATCCGCGGGATCAGCAGCAATATTCCTTTCCAGGCCGCACTGCTGGCGCATCCCAAATTCGTTTCGGGCCAGTTCAACACCGGCTTCATTGCCGAGCACTACAGCCACGGCTTCCATGCCGAAGACGTGCCGCATGACGACCCCAATTTCCTGGTGGCGCTGGCCATGTTCCGCAACCGCCGCTACCGTGCGCGTGCCTCCACCATCTCGGGCCAGATGCAGGGCCACAACGTGCAGGTGGGCCACCGCTACACGGCCGTGGTGCTGGGCACGGAGGGGCAGCACCGTTATGTGAGTGGCGAGGTGACCGATTTTGACGCCGAGGCCCGCGTGTGCAAGGTCGTCATCGACGGCAAGACCTACGAAATGCGCAGCAATGCCGAAATCCGTGATCTGGTGGTGCGCGGCAGCTGCAACGGCCAGCCCTTCACCTGCCAGATCGAGCGCGGCACGCCCAAGAACCCGCTGGCGCTGCGGGTGATCCACAACGGCACTCAGCTCGACATTCTGGTGCTGTCCGAGCTGGGCGCTGATCTGTACAAGCTCATGCCCTACAAGGCGCCGCCCGATCTGTCCAAGTTCCTGCTCTCGCCCATGCCGGGCCTCCTGGTCGATGTGGCGGTGCAGCCGGGCCAGAAGGTGCAGGCGGGCGAAAAGCTGGCCGTCATCGAAGCCATGAAGATGGAGAACATCCTGTTTGCCACGCAGGATGGTGTGGTCAGCAAGATCAGCGCGGGCAAGGGCGATTCGCTGGCGGTGGACGACATCATTCTGGAATTCGAATAA
- a CDS encoding gluconokinase produces MTENTIPAPFPPMALVVMGVSGCGKSSAGEAIARQLGWQLVEGDTYHAPESVAKMAAGIALTDADREGWLARLAALLAGADAQHGVVLTCSALKRKYRDQLRAAQPGLGFVFLDLDYETALARVQTRGGHFFSPELVANQFATLQDPRAEPDVLTLKATEPLAEIALATQQWVKAMPLARQ; encoded by the coding sequence ATGACCGAGAACACCATTCCTGCTCCCTTTCCCCCGATGGCCCTGGTTGTCATGGGGGTGTCGGGCTGCGGCAAATCCAGCGCGGGGGAGGCCATTGCCCGGCAACTGGGCTGGCAACTGGTGGAGGGCGATACCTACCATGCGCCCGAGAGCGTTGCCAAGATGGCCGCAGGCATTGCACTGACCGATGCCGACCGCGAAGGCTGGCTGGCGCGCCTGGCGGCCCTGCTGGCCGGGGCCGATGCACAGCACGGCGTGGTGCTGACCTGCTCGGCCCTCAAGCGCAAGTACCGCGATCAATTGCGTGCCGCCCAGCCTGGCCTGGGCTTTGTGTTTCTGGATCTGGATTACGAAACGGCCCTGGCTCGTGTGCAGACGCGAGGCGGGCATTTTTTCTCGCCGGAGCTGGTGGCCAACCAGTTCGCCACCTTGCAGGACCCGCGAGCCGAACCCGATGTCCTGACCTTGAAGGCGACCGAGCCGCTGGCAGAGATCGCGCTGGCCACGCAGCAATGGGTCAAGGCCATGCCGTTGGCCCGGCAGTGA
- a CDS encoding acyl-CoA carboxylase subunit beta, whose amino-acid sequence MQDILVQLEKKRELARLGGGQKRIDAQHKKGKLTARERIELLLDDGTFEEWDMFVEHRCTDFGMAEQKIPGDGVVTGYGMINGRLVFVFSQDFTVFGGALSETHAEKICKVMDQAMKVGAPVIGLNDSGGARIQEGVASLGGYADVFQKNVLASGVVPQISMIMGPSAGGAVYSPAMTDFIFMVKDSSYMFVTGPEVVKTVTHEEVTAEELGGAITHTTKSGVADMAFDNDVEALMMLRRLYNYLPLNNREKAPVRASTDPVGRAEMSLDTLVPENPNKPYDMKELILKTVDDGDFFELQPEYAKNILIGFARMAGQTVGIVANQPLVLAGCLDIKSSIKAARFVRFCDAFNIPVVTFVDVPGFMPGTSQEYGGIIKHGAKLLYAYAECTVPKITVITRKAYGGAYDVMASKHLRGDVNLAWPHAEIAVMGAKGAVEIIFREDKNDPAKLAAREAEYKARFANPFVAGARGFIDDVIQPHETRKRICRSLEMLKNKQLENPWRKHGNIPL is encoded by the coding sequence ATGCAAGACATCTTGGTACAACTGGAGAAAAAGCGCGAACTCGCCCGCCTGGGTGGGGGCCAGAAGCGCATCGACGCACAGCACAAGAAAGGCAAGCTCACGGCGCGTGAGCGCATCGAGCTGCTGCTGGACGACGGCACCTTCGAAGAATGGGACATGTTTGTGGAGCACCGCTGCACGGACTTCGGCATGGCCGAGCAGAAGATCCCCGGCGACGGCGTCGTTACCGGCTACGGCATGATCAACGGCCGTCTGGTCTTCGTTTTCAGCCAGGATTTCACGGTGTTCGGCGGCGCGCTGTCCGAAACCCATGCCGAGAAGATCTGCAAGGTGATGGACCAGGCCATGAAGGTGGGCGCACCGGTGATCGGCCTCAACGATTCGGGCGGCGCCCGCATCCAGGAAGGCGTTGCATCGCTGGGAGGCTATGCGGATGTGTTCCAGAAGAATGTGCTGGCCTCGGGCGTGGTGCCGCAGATCAGCATGATCATGGGCCCCAGCGCAGGTGGCGCGGTGTACTCGCCCGCGATGACGGACTTCATCTTCATGGTCAAGGACAGTTCCTACATGTTCGTGACCGGCCCCGAAGTGGTCAAGACCGTGACGCACGAAGAGGTGACTGCCGAGGAGCTGGGTGGCGCCATCACCCACACCACCAAGAGCGGCGTGGCCGACATGGCGTTCGACAACGACGTGGAAGCGCTGATGATGCTGCGGCGCCTCTACAACTACCTGCCGCTCAACAACCGCGAAAAGGCGCCGGTGCGCGCCAGCACCGACCCGGTGGGCCGCGCCGAGATGTCGCTCGACACCCTGGTGCCCGAGAACCCGAACAAGCCCTACGACATGAAGGAGCTGATCCTCAAGACCGTGGACGATGGCGACTTCTTCGAGCTGCAGCCCGAATACGCGAAGAACATCCTGATCGGCTTTGCCCGCATGGCAGGCCAGACCGTGGGCATCGTCGCCAACCAGCCGCTGGTGCTGGCCGGTTGCCTGGATATCAAGAGCTCCATCAAGGCGGCGCGCTTTGTGCGCTTCTGCGATGCCTTCAACATTCCCGTCGTCACCTTTGTGGACGTGCCCGGCTTCATGCCCGGTACCTCGCAGGAATACGGCGGCATCATCAAACACGGTGCCAAGCTGCTGTACGCCTATGCCGAGTGCACGGTGCCCAAGATCACCGTGATCACCCGCAAGGCCTATGGCGGCGCCTACGACGTGATGGCCTCCAAGCACCTGCGCGGTGACGTGAACCTGGCCTGGCCGCATGCCGAGATTGCCGTGATGGGCGCCAAGGGCGCGGTGGAAATCATCTTCCGCGAAGACAAGAACGACCCGGCAAAGCTGGCGGCCCGCGAAGCCGAGTACAAGGCCCGTTTTGCCAACCCGTTCGTGGCGGGCGCGCGTGGCTTCATCGACGATGTGATCCAGCCGCACGAGACGCGCAAGCGCATCTGCCGCAGCCTGGAGATGCTCAAGAACAAGCAGCTCGAAAATCCGTGGCGCAAGCACGGCAATATCCCGCTGTAA